The genomic DNA GAGAAGCGTGCGCACATCATCGAGCGGGCTCGTCGCCGTCGCGATCAGATCCGCCGCCATTCCCGGCCTGATCGCACCAACCACCCCGGTCAGCCCACACAGATCCGCGGCATTCACTGTCGCGCTCACGATCGCATCCGACGCCGACATCCCCGCCTCCGTCATGTAGAGAAACTCCCGGGCGTTGATCCCGTGAGCACACACACCGGCATCCGTCCCGAAAGCGATCCGCACACCCGCGCGATGGGCCCTCCCGAACGCCTCCTGGATGACGGGCCCCACCTGCCTCGCCTTCGCAGCGACGGCTGCTGGGTAATACCCTGGAACCGCGGCGTTCTCCTCCACAGTCTTGCCCGCGATGATCGTCGGCACGAGGTACGTGCCGCGCTCTCGCATCAGCTCCAACGCCTCATCATCCAAAAACGTCCCGTGCTCAATCGAGTCCACACCCGCCAGAACCGCCGCCTTGATCCCTCGCGTGCCATGCGCATGACACGCCACCCGCTTCCCGAGAAGATGCGCCGTCTCGACAATCGCACGCAACTCATCGGCAAAGAGCTGCTGTTCAGTGCCCGCGCCGATGTTCGATAGCACCCCTCCCGTCGCCGTCAGCTTGATGCAATCCGCACCCCGCTTCACCTGATGACGCACCGCCCTGCGGCACGCATCCACGCCATCCACAACCCCGTTCGCCGGAGTCGGCACCGGAAACAGGTCGTCTCTGAATCCATTCGTGTCATCGCCGTGTCCCCCAGTTGGCGTGATCCCCTCTCCAGAGACGAGCACACGGGGACCACTCACCTTCCCCGATTCAATCGCATCCCGAAGTGCAAAGACTGCATCACCAGACGAGCCGACGTCACGGACCGTCGTGAATCCGGCCAGCAGAGTCTTATGAGCATTCTCCAGCGCCCGAAAAGCTCGATCGGCATCGGATTCCTGCAGCATCCTCAAACGGATGTCAGCAGTGAACTCCGTCGAAAGATGCACGTGGCAGTCGATCAAGCCCGGCAGCACAAACTGATCGGCAAGATCGATAATCTGGGCAGTCTGGGGGATCGAATCCCCACCCCTCCCGACGTTCTCGATCAATCCACCCCGCACCACGACAACCGCATCTTTGATCGGTGGCTGGCCAGGTTCAGCCAGAAGCCAACCGCACCGTATCACAAGCACGTCTTGGTCCGCACCCTCAGCACGAGCACCCCCCCATGACCCGAACATGATCGATGCGAGTACCCCCACCAACCAACAGCCCACACTTCGTGACATTGACAGACTCCTTGCGTCCCTAGCCAGCATAACAGATCCGAGCCGGCTGCTGCCACCACTGCATAAACGTCCAGAATCACACCCTTCCAATCCTCATCTCTTTATCACACAACAGGTTGCTTTCTACGCCCTAAACCTGTACTTTCTCTGTTGAACACCCTCAGTCCGTGTCGGACGAGGGCAGACACCAATCGGAGAGAGTGACATGAAGAAGTGTGTGCTTGCTGCGGCTTCCATCGCCGCCATCGCCGGAGTTGCCTCCGCCGATGTGTACAACGACAACGTGGGGAACCATCTCGGTGGCGGAGACCTCCACAATTTCTTCGCCAGCCAGGGCTTCAACCACCTGGACATCGTCTCGGTCGAAGTCACCAACGACGCGACGGATCTGTTCTTTGACATCCGCCTTAACGCGGATCTCGATGCAACTTCATGGGGCAACTACATGGTCGCCATGAACACCGGAGCGGGCACCGCAACCGACAACCCCTGGGGACCACGCCCCATCAACTGGGGCACCACGATCAGCCACTGGGTCGGCACCTGGGCTAACGACGGCGGCTCCGGCATCGGTGGTCAGGTTTGGTCACACGATGGCTCTTCTTGGTCTCTGATCTCTGGCCTCTCCGGCTCTGACGACTCTCAGCACGCAGCCGGCCACCAACGCTTCTCCGTTTCCCTTGCAACCCTCGGTCTCGGCGTTGGCGATGTCGTTCTCTTCGATGTCGTTACTTCGGGTGGTGGCGGCGGCGACCCCGGCATCGACCACCTCTCACGCTCAGACTACGCCACCGACAACTGGGGCATGCCCTCAGCTTCCGGCGGTTTCCTCGCCTACACCATCGTCCCCGCCCCCGGCACCGCTATGCTCGCGGGCCTCTGCGGCATGCTCGCTGCACGCCGCCGTCGCTGATCGCCCAACGATCGGTAAACGAGAATGACACGACGAAGCGGCCCTCGGATCTCCGGGGGCCGTTTCTCTTTGCGAGAAACCGCGCTTGACCGTCAGAAATTCGGGGTCGGAGCCCTGAAGTCCGACATGCGGATCGAGCGGAAGTACTCGATCGTCCGCTTCAGGCCCTCTCGCAGCGACACACCGGGCTCCCAGCCGAGATGCTGCCTCGCGAGCGTGATATCCGGCTGCCTCTGGCGCGGGTCGTCCGCCGGAAGCGGCTTCAATTCAAGCTGCGATGAGGAACCCGTCAGCTCGATCACCATCTCCGCGAGCTGGCGGACCGTGAACTCGTGCGGGTTGCCGATGTTCACAGGCCCGACAAAGCTGTCCGGCCCGTTCATCATGCGGATCATCGCCTCAATCAGATCGTCTACGTAGCAGAACGATCGAGACTGCTGGCCATCGCCGAACAGCGTGATGCTCTCTCCGACAAGTGCTTGGCGGATGAAGTTCGAGACCACCCGCCCATCGAATGGATGCATCCTCGGGCCATATGTATTGAAGATCCTCACCACTCGGATGTTCACACGATTCGATCGGTGATAATCAAAGAACAGCGTCTCAGCCGCACGCTTCCCCTCGTCGTAGCACGCCCGAGGACCGATCGGATTCACATTCCCGCGATAACTCTCCGGCTGAGGATGAACGTCCGGATCGCCGTACACCTCGCTCGTAGACGCCTGGAGCACCTTTGCGCGGCACCGCTTTGCCATGCCCAGCACGTTGATCGCACCCATCACCGATGTCTTCATCGTCTTGATCGGGTTGTACTGGTAGTGACCGGGAGCCGCAGGGCAGGCGAGGTTGTAGATCTCGTCCACCTCCAGCCAGAGCGGATGCGTCACATCATGGCGGATCAGCTCGAAGTTCTTTCGCGGGAGCAGATGCTCCACGTTCGACTTCTGACTCGTGAAGAAGTTATCGATGCAGATCACATCGTGACCCTGATCGACCAGACGCTCGCAGAGATGCGAGCCGAGAAAGCCGGCACCGCCGGTCACGAGAATTCGTTTCAGACTCACTGGCGATCTCTCCAACGCCCATGCAGTACCGGGCGATGCGTGCCTCAGTTCCTTCGCGACGACGCGCACAACCAACGCGCGTACGCCTCGACTCCCTCGATCGGGTCGATGCTCGGAGTAAAACCGAGCCCCGATATCGTGGCCGACAGATCGGCACACGTGTAATCCTGATAAAAGGCCCGTATGTTCTCCGGCATGTCGAAGAATTCGACGGGCTGCTCATCCACACCGAGCCCGCAACCCCTCCGAACCGCCTCCGCAACGCTTCCAAACGCCGTCGCCGTTCCGGACCCCACGTTGTAGACGCCCGGCACAGGACGCTTCTTCTCGCCGAGCCCCGCCGCGGCGAGCGTGCAACCAACCACGTCATCAACATGAACCTGATCGCGCGCCTGCGTTCCGTCACGGAAGAGCCGAGGCCGCCCACCGGCATGGATCTGCGCCCACAGCTGGTACGCCATCGACGCCATCCGTCCCTTCCTCGCCTCGCCCGGCCCGAACACATTGAAGTACCGAAGGCCGACTACCCATGGAGATTGTCCGACCTCCTCGCGGTGTGTCTCCGCCCAGGCGCGGTGGTCACACTCCATCAACCACTTGCTGAATCCATACACGTTATTCGGGCAACCCGCGGCCTCGATCGGAAACGCCTTCCGCTCAGACGCCTCGTCCGGCGTGCCGTACGTCGCCGCGCTCGACGCGTACACCAATCGCGTCGCGGTCTGGAGACACGCACCAAGGATCGGGCGGAACGCCTCAGAGTTCTGCTCGATCATCCGACGCTCGTCCGCGACTGTCGTGTCCGTGATCGCCGCGAGATGAAAGACCGCCAACGGCGACGTGTCCTCGATCAGTGTCTCCCAATCGATCTCGTCGCACCCGGACGCGAGCACCTCGCCCGAGAACACACGCTGACCATGCCGGCGGCACATCTCCACGAGATTCGCGTAAGAACCCGACGAAAAATCATCCACGACCACCACGCGAGCTCCGGGCTCGTTCTGGAGCAGCCGAGCCACAAGATTGGAGCCGACAAAACCAGCCCCGCCTGTCACGATGTATGCACTCGCGTTGCCCATCGAACGATCCTAGAAGGCCCGAACCGTCGCGTCAGAGCGGCTGAGCCGGAAGAATGATCGTCTGCCCGGGCCTCAATGAGCGTTCATCCTTCAGACGATCACGATTCGCGTCAAGGATCACCTTCCATCGCGATGACGACCCGTAATGCCGTTGGGCAATGGCGGCAAGCGTGTCGCCCGGCTTCACGACATACTCAGTGCCCCCGCCCACAGCAGGAGCACGCGGCTCAGCCCGAACCTCTCTCCCCTGAATATTCGTAGGATCGAGTGGAATCTGGATCGTGATCCCCTCGCGCAGCCGAGTCGGGTCCTGAAGCGGGTTGGCCCTCGATAGTGCCGACGCATGATCACGCGAGCCCATCTGCCGCAACGCGATCGACTCCATCGTGTCGCCCCTGCGGACCGTGTAGGGCCGGAACCGAGGAGCTAGCACACCCTGCGTCGGCTCTACTCGCCGCTCGGGGGCGGGCTGTGCAACAACGGGCGGCGCAGGTGTCTGCTGAACCACGGGCAATCGCACCGGCTCCCCCGCAGACGGCGCGTCGGTCGGCCGCCCCTCGACAAGCTTCGCGGCACTCGCCTCAGGATCGAACGCGATCCTGCTCGACGAGGGCTGCCACCACCAATAGACAAGTATCCAGACCGCGACAAGAAAGCCGAACCCGATGCTCGCTCGCCGGATCGCGTCCATGCCGACCTCTCACGACTTGGTGCCGCTCAGACTCCTCTGGCTCAGACGCTCGGACTTCTTCGACCAGACAATCGGTGCGCCGACCGCGATCGATGAATACGTGCCGATCGCCACGCCGACAAGCATCGTGAACGCAAACGCTCGCACGCCTGGGCCGCCGAAAGCGTACAGAATCACGATCGCCATCAGCGTCGTGCCCGATGTGATCACCGTTCGGCTGATCGTCTGATTGATCGCGTTATTGATCGCGTCGCGGCTCGCAAACGCGACCTTTCCTCGATTCTCACGGATGCGGTCCATAATGATGATCGTGTCGTTCAGCGAGTACCCGATGATCGTCAACAGCGCGGCGATCAGGTTCAGGTCGATCTTGAACGGCATGATGCCCAGTGACTGCAGCGCGGGCTGAAGCGAGGGAATATCCCACAGGACCTCGGCGAGCGCGACAAATCCCACGCACGTCAGCACGTCATGGAAAAGGCACGCGACCGCAGCCGCAGAGTACAAAGCAGATCCGAATCGCACCCAGATATAGATCGCGATCAGCAGGATGCTCAGAAGGATCGACGCAACCGCCTTCGCCTTGAAATTCTCAGCGACCGCGGCGCTGAAACTCCGCACTTCCGCGAGAGTCGTCGGCGTTGTCAGCGACTCGACAACAAGCCGCCACTCGCGTGTCGCGACTGTCGTCCACCACTGGTCGGGGTTATCGAACGCGCTCGTCGCGGGATCATGCACAAGCACGACCGCCCCCGTCACAGCGTCGGGCGTTCCCGCCAGAACCAGCACATCGCGCTTCCGTGACGTCGTGTCCGAGAAGTCCGGCTGACCGCGGAGTGATTCCAGACGATCCTTGATGTCCTCAAGCGACTGAGGAGGGCTCAGGTTCTCAAGAACTATCGCAACGCCGCCGAGGAAGGGAGTGACGTCGTCGAGAAGACCCGGACGATCGATGCTGTCGCCCAACCTCGGGAACAGAACCTGATACACCGGCGCATCTCTGACGCCCGCGACCTCATCGCGATCAAACGAGAGAGAAGGACGCACGTCGAGCACATCCTGGAACGCCGTCGTCAGAGATTCAACAACGGAGTTCTGATCGGTCACGGTCGTTCGAACGATGAACGTGCTGGAGGTCACGCCGTCGTCTTCCGCATTGATCGGAAGCACCTCCGCGGATCGCATCTGCGCCAGAGAACTGCGTTCTCCCGCTCGCTCACCTATACCTCGCACACGCTCCTCGACCTCGCGC from Phycisphaeraceae bacterium includes the following:
- a CDS encoding amidohydrolase family protein encodes the protein MSRSVGCWLVGVLASIMFGSWGGARAEGADQDVLVIRCGWLLAEPGQPPIKDAVVVVRGGLIENVGRGGDSIPQTAQIIDLADQFVLPGLIDCHVHLSTEFTADIRLRMLQESDADRAFRALENAHKTLLAGFTTVRDVGSSGDAVFALRDAIESGKVSGPRVLVSGEGITPTGGHGDDTNGFRDDLFPVPTPANGVVDGVDACRRAVRHQVKRGADCIKLTATGGVLSNIGAGTEQQLFADELRAIVETAHLLGKRVACHAHGTRGIKAAVLAGVDSIEHGTFLDDEALELMRERGTYLVPTIIAGKTVEENAAVPGYYPAAVAAKARQVGPVIQEAFGRAHRAGVRIAFGTDAGVCAHGINAREFLYMTEAGMSASDAIVSATVNAADLCGLTGVVGAIRPGMAADLIATATSPLDDVRTLLDVRFVMVGGVVVKQGGASLLRP
- a CDS encoding SDR family oxidoreductase, coding for MERSPVSLKRILVTGGAGFLGSHLCERLVDQGHDVICIDNFFTSQKSNVEHLLPRKNFELIRHDVTHPLWLEVDEIYNLACPAAPGHYQYNPIKTMKTSVMGAINVLGMAKRCRAKVLQASTSEVYGDPDVHPQPESYRGNVNPIGPRACYDEGKRAAETLFFDYHRSNRVNIRVVRIFNTYGPRMHPFDGRVVSNFIRQALVGESITLFGDGQQSRSFCYVDDLIEAMIRMMNGPDSFVGPVNIGNPHEFTVRQLAEMVIELTGSSSQLELKPLPADDPRQRQPDITLARQHLGWEPGVSLREGLKRTIEYFRSIRMSDFRAPTPNF
- a CDS encoding NAD-dependent epimerase/dehydratase family protein — protein: MGNASAYIVTGGAGFVGSNLVARLLQNEPGARVVVVDDFSSGSYANLVEMCRRHGQRVFSGEVLASGCDEIDWETLIEDTSPLAVFHLAAITDTTVADERRMIEQNSEAFRPILGACLQTATRLVYASSAATYGTPDEASERKAFPIEAAGCPNNVYGFSKWLMECDHRAWAETHREEVGQSPWVVGLRYFNVFGPGEARKGRMASMAYQLWAQIHAGGRPRLFRDGTQARDQVHVDDVVGCTLAAAGLGEKKRPVPGVYNVGSGTATAFGSVAEAVRRGCGLGVDEQPVEFFDMPENIRAFYQDYTCADLSATISGLGFTPSIDPIEGVEAYARWLCASSRRN
- a CDS encoding LysM peptidoglycan-binding domain-containing protein, which produces MDAIRRASIGFGFLVAVWILVYWWWQPSSSRIAFDPEASAAKLVEGRPTDAPSAGEPVRLPVVQQTPAPPVVAQPAPERRVEPTQGVLAPRFRPYTVRRGDTMESIALRQMGSRDHASALSRANPLQDPTRLREGITIQIPLDPTNIQGREVRAEPRAPAVGGGTEYVVKPGDTLAAIAQRHYGSSSRWKVILDANRDRLKDERSLRPGQTIILPAQPL